Genomic DNA from Fimbriimonas ginsengisoli Gsoil 348:
GGAAGCCGAGGGTCCGTTCCTGCTCCAGGTCAACAACCTCGATTACAGCGACTATCTGGGCCGTATGTTCGGCGGCAAGGTTCTACGTGGCACCGTCAAGGTCGGCGACCGCGTGGAGATGCTCCGCGAAGGGGTCGACAAGAAGATGGGCTTCAACATCACGAAGCTCTGGACCTACGAAGGAATCCAGATGAAGGAGACCGAGGAGGTCGGCCCGGGCGAGATCGCCATGATGGCCGGCCTCGACAAGGTGCTCATTTCCGACACCATCGCCCACGTCGACACCAGCCCCGCGCTCCCCTCGATCAAGGTCGAGCCTTCGACCCTGTCGATGAACTTCTATGCGAACAACTCGCCGCTCGCCGGGAAGGATGGTGGCAAGTTCCTCACCATTCACAAGATCCGCGAGCGTGTCGAGAAAGAGGAAGCGGTTTCCGTATCGGTCAAGATCGACCCGAATTCGCCTCCGGACACGGTGAAGGTGCAGGCGCGAGGCGAGCTCCAGCTTGCCATTCTTATCGAGACGATGCGCCGTGAAGGGTACGAGATGCAAATCTCGCGACCGCAGGTCATCTACAAGCGCGGCGAGAAAGACGAGATCCTGGAGCCGTTCGAAATCGCGACTCTGGAGTGCCCGGAAGAGAGCGTTGGCACCGTAATGGAAGACATGTCGCGCCGCAAGGGCGAGCTCGTCGACATGCGGAAGAACGACAACGACACCACGTCGCTGGAGTATTCGATTCCGACCCGCGGCCTGATCGGCTTCCGCTCGAACTTCCTTACGATGACACGCGGCCTCGGACTGATCTCCGCCCTATTCGACGGTTATCGCCCCTATAAGGGGGAGATCGAGAGCCGAAGCCAGGGCTCACTGATCAACAAGGACAACGGCAAGCTGACTCGGTACGCATATGAGGATGTACAGGAGCGCGGGACGCTGTTCTACCCGGTCGGCACCGAGCTGTACGGCGGCATGATCGTCGGCGCCTGCTCGCGCGACGAGGACATGATCGTGAACGCGACGAAGGAAAAGGCGGCGAACAACATTCGCTCCGCCTCCTCAGAAGCGACCACGGTGATCGACTCTCACAAGGAGTTTTCGCTGGAGCAAGCGCTCTCGTGGCTCCGCGACGACGAACTCTTGGAGACGACGCCAAAGCAGCTCCGTTTCCGAAAGAAGATCCTCGACCACTCCGAGCGCCGCGTTTCCGAACGCCGCAACGAAGTGTTGATTTAGAGCCAGTAGGTTCTCAGACGCTGGGCTCCTCCCTCGTGGGAGGAGCCAATCCATGGATTGTCCCGAGAAACCGATACACAGGAACTAGACGAAAAAAGCGTAGACGGTTAGGTTGCTGGCGCTTAGTGTCAAAATAGATATATGCGGCGAATTGAGCGGGTGTTCAACTTCACCACGCCGGAACAATCAGACCGGGAAGACTTGGCGATGTACCGTGCAATGTCGCCAGATGAACGGGTCCGAATGCTCATGGAGATGATGAATGCCTGGCATGGAACCGCTTTCCGACGACTTGAAAGAACTTATCGGTTTGTTCACGTCGACCGGAGTTGAGTTCCTGATTGTCGGTGCGCACGCCCTCGCCTTTCATGCGCTGCCTCGCCAGACCATAGATCTGGACCTTTGGGTGCGGCGAAGTGAAGAAAACGCGGCACGCATTCGCCAGGTGCTCGACTCGTTCGGATTTAAGATCGGGGATCAAGGACAGCACCTTCTTAAACAGGACAAGCAGTTACTGCAGTTGGGTGTCCCGCCAAATCGAGTGGATATTCTTACATTCCTGGATGGTTGCGATTTTGATCGTGCCTGGGCGGCCAAAGAGGCCGGCATTCTACAGGGTGAAAAAGTCTTTTTCTTGTCCTTGCCGGATTACGTGGCCACGAAAAAGGCTTCTGGGCGACCGAAGGATACCGACGACCTGAATCGACTTCGGGAGAGCCTGGGAGGCAAACTTCCGGGTGATGCGACCTAGCGTTGGCTAAAGGACGCTACATCAAGAACGCAGAGCGGGCGTGCGCGGGTAAGGCAAAGTTCGCGACCGCTTACGAAGCCGAACAGACTGCGGAGTGGCGTTATGGGGCTTATCAATGCCCGGTCTGTCACCAATTCCACCTGACCAGCCGAAACGGGGGCGCCGCCACCACTCCCCTGCCCGAGAAACCCGGGAAACCTAAGGAGACGGGTCCCAAACTGGCTGATCTCGACTGGAGCGCGGCGCTCGATCCTCAGCCGAAGCCGCCCCGACCGACCAAACCCAGGAAGCCAAAACCGCCTCCCGAACCCCCCACCCGTGCGGCTCGATGCCTCGACCGTCCAGGTAAGGACCACCGCGTGCGCCTCGTCGTAGACGGGGTGATCGTGAAGTCGGCGCCGATCCGAGACCTGACGCTTCGGTCGATCCTCACCGGAGGGACCGTCGTTAAGGTCTCATCGACCGATCCTCCGGCCGTTATCGCAACGCTTTAGAGGAGCCAAAAAAGCCCCCTCTACAAAGCTTTGAGGTATAGCCGCTCTGTAATCCGTAGGATTGTGGCCGCCGGTTCTAGAAGGGCCCGTTGCTCCACATTGGTGGGCCGTCGAGGAGGCTGCGAAGAACATTGAAAGCATCCTCGCTTTCGACTTCCATGCGCTGGCGATCCCGTAGCTTCGAGACGGGTAGAGCGCCGAAGAAGGCCTGGGAGAAGGCTTGGATGTCCATGCTCACCTGCGCCTCCGCGGTTGTCGGTTCCACGTTCACGGCGCCGTCCGCAATCGACACCTGCCAACGCCGGTCGTTCCACGAGGCGAACGGATCCCGAACACCGAGGACGAACTCTCCCTTGCGCCCGGGCGCTGGTTTTAGGGCGGTTAAGGCGGAGGCAATGTCGACCACTCGCCCCTGAAGGGTTGTCCCAACGGAAGTCTGCATATCGTGGTGAAACATCTCGGACCAGAATCCGTCATCCTCGGGAGCCTGCC
This window encodes:
- the typA gene encoding translational GTPase TypA, with protein sequence MSMSSPIRNVGIIAHVDHGKTTLVDAIFKQSGTFRENQHMGDRVMDSNDLEREKGITILSKVASVHYKEYKINIVDTPGHADFGGEVERVLSMVDGVLLIVDANEGPMPQTRFVLKKAFENGLKPIVFINKIDRPLARPLYAYDKTIDLFIDLGASEDDIFFPHLYGSGAGGFARVSPDGGETDLRALFEMIVNAVPPAKVEAEGPFLLQVNNLDYSDYLGRMFGGKVLRGTVKVGDRVEMLREGVDKKMGFNITKLWTYEGIQMKETEEVGPGEIAMMAGLDKVLISDTIAHVDTSPALPSIKVEPSTLSMNFYANNSPLAGKDGGKFLTIHKIRERVEKEEAVSVSVKIDPNSPPDTVKVQARGELQLAILIETMRREGYEMQISRPQVIYKRGEKDEILEPFEIATLECPEESVGTVMEDMSRRKGELVDMRKNDNDTTSLEYSIPTRGLIGFRSNFLTMTRGLGLISALFDGYRPYKGEIESRSQGSLINKDNGKLTRYAYEDVQERGTLFYPVGTELYGGMIVGACSRDEDMIVNATKEKAANNIRSASSEATTVIDSHKEFSLEQALSWLRDDELLETTPKQLRFRKKILDHSERRVSERRNEVLI